The proteins below come from a single Miscanthus floridulus cultivar M001 chromosome 1, ASM1932011v1, whole genome shotgun sequence genomic window:
- the LOC136471386 gene encoding uncharacterized protein isoform X3 — protein MAWRGAASRSLFAAVRARAASSSSSAASRLRSAAPLPASPRRSVPAFAFATARPLAAMAGSPAAVVVRLTGHSTTSVRACCELSQGT, from the exons ATGGCTTGGCGCGGCGCCGCCTCCCGCTCCCTCTTCGCCGCCGTCCGTGCCCGCGccgcatcctcttcctcctccgccgcctcgcGCCTCCGCTCGGCGGCTCCACTCCCTGCCTCCCCGCGCCGCTCCGTCCCCGCCTTCGCCTTCGCGACCGCGAG GCCGTTGGCGGCGATGGCGGGGTCCCCAGCGGCGGTCGTGGTGAGGCTCACCGGGCACTCGACGACGAGCGTGCGGGCGTGCTGTGAGCTCTCCCAGG GGACttaa
- the LOC136471386 gene encoding uncharacterized protein isoform X2 produces MAWRGAASRSLFAAVRARAASSSSSAASRLRSAAPLPASPRRSVPAFAFATARPLAAMAGSPAAVVVRLTGHSTTSVRACCELSQGNGDDA; encoded by the exons ATGGCTTGGCGCGGCGCCGCCTCCCGCTCCCTCTTCGCCGCCGTCCGTGCCCGCGccgcatcctcttcctcctccgccgcctcgcGCCTCCGCTCGGCGGCTCCACTCCCTGCCTCCCCGCGCCGCTCCGTCCCCGCCTTCGCCTTCGCGACCGCGAG GCCGTTGGCGGCGATGGCGGGGTCCCCAGCGGCGGTCGTGGTGAGGCTCACCGGGCACTCGACGACGAGCGTGCGGGCGTGCTGTGAGCTCTCCCAGG GAAATGGCGATGATGCATGA
- the LOC136471386 gene encoding uncharacterized protein isoform X1, giving the protein MAWRGAASRSLFAAVRARAASSSSSAASRLRSAAPLPASPRRSVPAFAFATARPLAAMAGSPAAVVVRLTGHSTTSVRACCELSQGTLFCRTCQDR; this is encoded by the exons ATGGCTTGGCGCGGCGCCGCCTCCCGCTCCCTCTTCGCCGCCGTCCGTGCCCGCGccgcatcctcttcctcctccgccgcctcgcGCCTCCGCTCGGCGGCTCCACTCCCTGCCTCCCCGCGCCGCTCCGTCCCCGCCTTCGCCTTCGCGACCGCGAG GCCGTTGGCGGCGATGGCGGGGTCCCCAGCGGCGGTCGTGGTGAGGCTCACCGGGCACTCGACGACGAGCGTGCGGGCGTGCTGTGAGCTCTCCCAGGGTACCCTCTTCTGCCGCACTTGTCAGGATCGCTAG
- the LOC136510073 gene encoding WRKY transcription factor WRKY51-like, with translation MAVDLMFCSGEAGAYEQLAFQEAAAAGLRSLEPLASSLSSPCAAGWVESPPLRQIADQEVSRFRRVINLLDRTCMGHARFHRTPAASVAMVVEPMETETTLQAVSQAAAEQPPQKKALLVLDFTKPVPVLALAATKAAAPAVPGTSTSFLSSVTAGGNEGSVSKGCSLAVSSGKPPLPKRKLPCPTSVPQQAHHQHQHPTSHGRICPCNTILLIFCYQTAYSYGLQV, from the exons ATGGCGGTGGACCTGATGTTCTGCAGCGGCGAGGCCGGGGCATACGAGCAGCTGGCGTTccaggaggcggccgcggcggggctGCGCAGCCTGGAGCCTCTGGCTTCCTCGCTGTCGTCCCCGTGCGCCGCGGGGTGGGTGGAGTCGCCACCGCTCAGGCAGATCGCCGACCAGGAGGTGTCCCGGTTCCGTCGTGTCATAAACCTGCTGGACCGCACGTGCATGGGGCACGCCCGGTTCCACCGCACGCCCGCCGCCTCCGTCGCCATGGTGGTGGAGCCGATGGAGACGGAGACGACGCTCCAGGCCGTGTCGCAGGCGGCGGCGGAGCAACCGCCTCAGAAGAAGGCCCTACTGGTGCTGGACTTCACCAAGCCGGTCCCGGTCCTGGCGTTGGCGGCGACCAAGGCGGCAGCGCCGGCCGTGCCCGGGACCTCGACCTCGTTCCTGTCGTCCGTGACCGCGGGCGGCAACGAAGGGAGCGTGTCCAAGGGATGCAGCCTCGCCGTGTCCTCCGGCAAGCCTCCCCTCCCGAAGCGCAAGCTCCCGTGCCCCACCTCCGTTCCCCAGCAGgcgcaccaccagcaccagcaccccaCGAGCCATGGCc GTATTTGCCCTTGCAATACGATTTTGCTGATCTTCTGTTACCAAACTGCATACTCATATGGTCTGCAAGTGTGA